One window from the genome of Thermococcus siculi encodes:
- a CDS encoding glycosyltransferase family 2 protein yields the protein MGLSSKASVIIVTYNHKNYMMDGLKSVLSNDPLEVIVVDNGSTDGTTEFIEENFPSVKVIRSSNNLGYGGGINLGVKHARGEYVVVLNPDTKVERNWLEELIRPLAKNRRLITTPKILLYDGSAINTVGNIVHFTGLTFTRGYLESPEKYDTPKYLSGISGACFAIRRDEYLELGGFDENFLAYNEDGEFSWRAHAMGFRILYVPTAIVYHDYSLNVSPWKIYHLEKGRYIILRKYLGLRQILSILPALIMTEILTWGYAVLMGPSGIKFKLKGFVDGVRTETEKIRTERNIIKNLDVYIPEDQLSYTSLDIALKKIANKIYEWNYKVVAR from the coding sequence ATGGGGCTATCGAGTAAAGCCAGCGTGATCATAGTTACGTATAATCACAAGAACTATATGATGGACGGTCTAAAATCGGTCTTAAGTAACGATCCCCTTGAAGTCATTGTGGTCGACAACGGCTCAACAGACGGGACTACTGAATTTATTGAGGAGAATTTTCCAAGTGTGAAAGTGATACGGAGCTCCAACAACTTAGGATACGGCGGGGGCATTAACTTAGGTGTTAAACATGCCAGAGGAGAATATGTGGTAGTTTTAAACCCCGATACAAAGGTCGAAAGAAATTGGCTGGAAGAACTTATTAGACCGTTAGCCAAAAACAGACGTCTGATTACAACCCCCAAAATACTTCTTTATGATGGCTCTGCAATAAACACAGTTGGCAATATTGTGCACTTTACGGGACTCACATTCACCAGAGGGTACTTGGAGTCCCCTGAGAAGTATGATACTCCAAAGTATCTAAGTGGCATTTCGGGGGCGTGCTTCGCTATTAGAAGAGATGAATACCTCGAACTGGGGGGTTTCGATGAGAATTTTCTGGCTTATAATGAAGACGGCGAATTCTCCTGGAGGGCACATGCAATGGGATTCAGAATACTTTACGTCCCCACAGCGATAGTCTACCATGATTACTCCCTCAATGTTTCTCCGTGGAAGATCTATCACCTTGAAAAAGGTAGGTATATTATCCTGCGAAAGTATCTGGGTTTAAGACAAATACTATCGATACTCCCTGCACTCATCATGACTGAAATCTTAACCTGGGGATATGCTGTATTGATGGGTCCTTCAGGAATAAAATTTAAGTTAAAAGGTTTCGTCGATGGTGTTCGTACAGAAACTGAAAAGATAAGGACAGAAAGAAACATAATAAAGAACCTAGATGTCTATATACCTGAAGACCAACTTTCATACACATCCCTCGACATTGCACTCAAGAAAATTGCAAATAAGATATATGAATGGAACTACAAGGTGGTTGCAAGATGA
- a CDS encoding glycosyltransferase family 2 protein, producing the protein MERKILVAIPAYNEALTIGSVVLLSKKYGDVLVVDDGSVDGTYEIALSSGARVIKHPQNMGKARALKTAFEYAVGMEYDVIVTIDADGQHDPNEIPKLLKPILNDEADLVIGSRFLNGAKKSIPLYRRFGLWVLNSTTNMVVDGDLRITDSQSGFRAMRIKVVEEILGMNSNGYTVESDMLAHLSEKGVRIKEVPINVRYDVPNKHKKNPVTHGLEVLAGIVGLIGYKRPLLLFSTLALVSFIIAGGLFVWAMEPFSEGRVYMTQAVGAGIFTIIGIQLFIAGLTLNVLAKMVRE; encoded by the coding sequence ATGGAGCGGAAGATCCTGGTTGCAATTCCAGCGTACAATGAGGCCCTTACCATAGGCTCAGTGGTTCTTCTATCTAAGAAGTACGGTGATGTTCTCGTTGTGGACGACGGAAGCGTGGACGGAACGTACGAGATAGCACTCTCTTCGGGGGCGCGGGTAATAAAGCACCCACAAAACATGGGGAAAGCCAGGGCTCTAAAGACGGCCTTTGAGTACGCAGTAGGCATGGAATACGATGTCATTGTTACCATCGATGCAGACGGGCAGCACGACCCCAATGAGATACCAAAGCTCCTCAAGCCGATACTGAACGACGAGGCGGATCTGGTAATAGGCTCCAGGTTCCTCAACGGAGCCAAGAAGAGCATACCTCTCTACAGAAGGTTCGGCCTCTGGGTTCTGAACTCAACGACCAATATGGTCGTCGATGGTGACCTCAGGATAACCGATTCCCAGTCTGGATTTAGAGCGATGAGAATAAAGGTCGTGGAGGAGATACTGGGTATGAACAGTAACGGATACACAGTTGAAAGCGACATGCTGGCCCACCTCTCGGAGAAGGGTGTGAGGATCAAAGAGGTTCCAATAAACGTCCGCTATGACGTGCCCAACAAGCACAAGAAGAATCCGGTGACCCATGGCCTCGAGGTCCTGGCGGGAATCGTGGGGTTAATAGGGTATAAAAGACCCCTGCTGCTCTTCAGCACACTGGCGCTGGTGTCGTTCATTATAGCTGGAGGATTGTTCGTCTGGGCAATGGAGCCGTTCAGCGAGGGAAGGGTGTACATGACCCAGGCCGTTGGAGCGGGGATATTCACGATCATAGGGATTCAACTTTTCATTGCGGGATTAACGCTGAACGTGCTGGCAAAGATGGTGAGGGAGTGA
- a CDS encoding type IV toxin-antitoxin system AbiEi family antitoxin domain-containing protein encodes MRVIRGVDIVSADEIRELFPALSQEMVRKVLSSLSKKGYLTRLKRGIYLVNEAPGNPSIKNPYRIALALFPGYIAFSSALKLYDLLDYEPFTVFVATPRKSGGRTVGEYTIKAVALGEKATGMTLKDGVYTSTPAKTFFDCFYKPRYCGGYSEITKALYEAEKLDWDEFLGYFKRFASDSLCQRTGYVLELAKNELEIDVPKEVLDYLKGRVGGWTKLVPTLPSRGVGIKEWRLIDNLGKEKILGWAYG; translated from the coding sequence ATGAGGGTAATACGCGGAGTTGATATAGTGAGTGCTGACGAGATTAGGGAACTATTTCCAGCTCTCAGCCAGGAAATGGTTAGGAAGGTTCTTTCGAGTCTCTCAAAGAAAGGCTACCTCACGAGACTGAAGAGGGGTATCTACCTCGTTAACGAGGCTCCTGGAAACCCCTCAATAAAAAATCCTTACCGGATAGCCCTCGCCCTGTTCCCGGGATACATAGCGTTCTCTTCCGCCCTGAAGCTCTATGATCTACTTGACTACGAGCCGTTCACTGTATTCGTGGCCACGCCGAGAAAATCGGGTGGGAGAACCGTTGGCGAGTACACGATTAAGGCGGTTGCCCTGGGAGAAAAGGCCACTGGAATGACGCTTAAGGACGGTGTTTACACATCAACCCCAGCAAAGACGTTCTTTGACTGCTTTTACAAGCCGCGGTACTGCGGGGGCTACTCTGAAATAACAAAGGCCCTTTATGAGGCCGAAAAACTCGACTGGGACGAGTTCTTAGGCTACTTCAAACGCTTCGCCAGTGACTCCCTCTGTCAGAGAACCGGCTATGTCCTGGAGCTCGCCAAAAACGAGTTGGAGATCGACGTTCCGAAGGAAGTTCTCGACTATCTAAAGGGCAGAGTTGGGGGCTGGACGAAGCTCGTTCCAACCCTTCCATCTCGGGGAGTGGGCATTAAAGAGTGGAGGCTGATAGACAACCTGGGGAAGGAGAAGATACTGGGGTGGGCCTATGGATAA
- a CDS encoding nucleotidyl transferase AbiEii/AbiGii toxin family protein: MDKEMLRYLAAKTGLGLNYIAKEERISFLLSQLWEIFGEKAILKGGTALNRVYLAKIGVARFSEDIDIDYFNGDLSTAVEEIKEGMELVEGFDVKGPRTLHRTFRFDCYYKNPLGNRDRVKVEFYLSRPPYVETKIELIKSPFVSEYPTMFRVYSFEDLLAKKLAALYNRTEGKDIYDSFHALNMEFDKGKLETALKLTLEFYHIGNQGFLNGLIEKLDYAKKNAQYIGNSTNHFIPRSLRPNWVEMIESLKLRIEGLELSL, from the coding sequence ATGGATAAGGAGATGCTTCGGTATCTGGCGGCGAAGACCGGACTGGGTCTGAACTACATTGCCAAGGAGGAGAGGATTTCGTTCCTGTTGAGCCAGCTGTGGGAAATCTTCGGTGAGAAGGCGATACTTAAAGGTGGCACTGCCCTCAACAGGGTCTATCTCGCAAAAATCGGGGTGGCAAGGTTTTCAGAGGACATAGATATCGACTATTTCAACGGTGACCTCAGCACCGCAGTCGAGGAGATAAAAGAGGGCATGGAGCTCGTCGAGGGATTTGACGTTAAAGGCCCGAGGACTCTTCACAGGACCTTTCGGTTCGATTGCTATTATAAGAATCCCCTGGGGAACAGGGATAGGGTTAAGGTTGAGTTCTACCTCAGCAGGCCTCCTTACGTTGAGACCAAAATTGAGCTGATTAAGTCACCCTTCGTCAGCGAGTATCCGACCATGTTTAGGGTCTACTCCTTCGAGGATCTTCTCGCCAAGAAACTCGCGGCTCTCTACAACCGCACCGAAGGCAAAGACATCTACGACTCCTTTCATGCCCTTAATATGGAGTTTGATAAGGGAAAGCTCGAAACCGCTCTGAAGCTAACCCTCGAGTTCTACCACATAGGAAATCAAGGCTTCCTGAATGGCTTGATCGAAAAGCTCGATTACGCAAAGAAAAACGCTCAGTACATCGGTAACTCCACCAACCACTTCATCCCGAGGAGCCTGCGCCCCAACTGGGTGGAGATGATAGAAAGTCTGAAGCTCAGGATTGAGGGACTGGAGCTTTCGCTGTAG
- a CDS encoding zinc finger domain-containing protein has translation MKFEIPVCTSCGKEITPREHATHFVCPNCGEAIIWRCESCRVLSVPYKCPKCGWEGP, from the coding sequence ATGAAGTTCGAGATACCGGTATGCACGTCATGCGGAAAGGAGATAACCCCGAGGGAGCACGCGACCCACTTCGTCTGCCCGAACTGCGGCGAGGCGATCATCTGGCGCTGCGAAAGCTGCAGGGTCCTGAGCGTCCCCTACAAGTGCCCCAAGTGCGGATGGGAGGGGCCGTGA
- a CDS encoding elongation factor 1-beta, with protein sequence MSDFNLVGVIKVMPTDPDVNLDELEEKLKAVIPERFGLAKVEREPIAFGLVALKFYVLGRDEEGYSYDEVAELFEKVENVESAQVETVSRI encoded by the coding sequence ATGAGCGACTTCAACCTTGTTGGTGTCATTAAAGTCATGCCGACCGACCCGGATGTCAACCTCGACGAGCTTGAGGAGAAGCTCAAGGCGGTCATTCCCGAGAGGTTCGGCCTCGCCAAGGTCGAGCGCGAGCCTATCGCGTTTGGCCTCGTCGCCCTCAAGTTCTACGTCCTCGGAAGGGACGAGGAGGGCTACTCCTACGACGAGGTGGCCGAACTCTTCGAGAAGGTCGAGAACGTCGAGAGCGCCCAGGTCGAGACCGTTTCGAGGATTTGA
- a CDS encoding DUF4258 domain-containing protein: METALTEHARMRLEERGISLDEVIHVVKSPARKFYDLKTSHLVAVGPRDTEGQWLIIAYEESEDKIEIVTVIATSKSLDKIIQNRLSSRRWIEI; this comes from the coding sequence ATGGAGACCGCATTGACAGAGCATGCGCGCATGAGGCTGGAAGAAAGAGGGATATCTCTGGACGAAGTTATCCACGTTGTCAAGTCCCCCGCGAGGAAGTTCTATGACCTTAAAACCAGTCACCTGGTTGCGGTTGGACCTCGAGACACTGAGGGACAGTGGTTAATAATCGCATACGAAGAGAGCGAGGATAAGATCGAGATAGTAACTGTAATTGCCACGAGCAAAAGCCTTGATAAAATCATCCAAAACAGGCTTTCATCCCGGAGGTGGATTGAGATATGA
- a CDS encoding DUF2283 domain-containing protein has translation MKVRYDPKADILYILIRQGPVADTDEVDEDVWFEYDEAGNVIGIEIWNAGERVIRKSLMEIEKYAKTADRSVRA, from the coding sequence ATGAAAGTTAGATACGACCCAAAGGCTGACATTCTCTATATCCTTATCAGACAGGGCCCCGTTGCGGATACCGACGAAGTTGACGAGGATGTGTGGTTTGAGTACGATGAAGCGGGCAACGTCATTGGAATAGAGATATGGAACGCGGGAGAGCGGGTGATAAGGAAGAGCCTGATGGAAATAGAAAAATACGCGAAAACGGCTGACAGGAGTGTTAGAGCTTAG
- a CDS encoding tetratricopeptide repeat protein, which produces MSDVKAEWEKALAERNCERLLELFDDYINSIEDEETLRKELERVKEAAVECDDPYDLAHEIAHVYAHLDDIEGGIELYKKLVELKRDDPEEYATALYYLADAYEHFGKPEEAIEVYQRLLEHEENVLKNEKEIGLTLANLAVNYDELGETEKAVELMERAREIFERLSDEKNHMISLLDLAHFRYELGEYDEAEALIREVLRSPRDDEIEINARLIEAEIFAGREEYDKAFKALRDALIKAINVNDEIFGLVFDTLVDFIEGLFNEGSYDAVAGNMEAFAELFEDDTAYFFRAIAELARWKAGDDGAKERFDELYAKVENEELKAILNEWKRPKLSLSLGL; this is translated from the coding sequence ATGAGCGACGTTAAGGCCGAGTGGGAGAAGGCCCTCGCCGAGAGGAACTGCGAGAGGCTCCTTGAGCTGTTTGACGATTACATCAACTCGATAGAGGACGAGGAGACCCTCAGGAAGGAGCTGGAAAGAGTGAAGGAGGCCGCCGTCGAGTGCGACGACCCCTACGATCTGGCCCACGAGATAGCCCACGTCTACGCGCACCTCGACGACATCGAGGGCGGAATAGAGCTGTACAAGAAGCTAGTTGAACTCAAGAGGGATGACCCGGAGGAGTACGCGACGGCCCTGTACTACCTTGCCGACGCATACGAGCACTTCGGGAAGCCGGAGGAGGCCATCGAGGTGTACCAGAGGCTCCTCGAGCATGAGGAGAACGTCCTGAAGAACGAGAAGGAGATAGGACTAACTTTAGCCAACCTCGCGGTAAACTACGATGAGCTGGGCGAGACCGAGAAGGCCGTAGAGCTAATGGAGCGCGCGAGGGAGATATTCGAGCGCCTCAGCGACGAGAAGAACCACATGATAAGCCTCCTCGATCTGGCTCACTTCAGGTACGAGCTGGGCGAATACGACGAGGCTGAGGCCCTCATAAGGGAGGTTCTGAGAAGCCCGAGGGACGACGAGATAGAGATAAACGCAAGGCTCATCGAGGCGGAGATCTTCGCCGGAAGGGAGGAGTACGATAAAGCATTCAAAGCCCTGAGAGATGCCCTGATAAAGGCGATAAACGTGAACGACGAGATCTTCGGCCTCGTCTTCGACACCCTCGTCGACTTCATCGAGGGCCTCTTCAACGAGGGCTCCTACGATGCAGTTGCTGGGAACATGGAGGCCTTCGCAGAGCTATTCGAGGATGATACCGCGTACTTCTTCAGGGCTATAGCCGAGCTGGCCCGCTGGAAGGCCGGCGACGATGGGGCGAAGGAGCGCTTTGACGAACTCTACGCCAAGGTTGAGAACGAGGAGCTCAAAGCAATCCTCAACGAATGGAAGAGGCCGAAGCTGAGTCTGAGTTTGGGACTCTAA
- the thsB gene encoding thermosome subunit beta, translating into MAQLAGQPVVILPEGTQRYVGRDAQRLNILAARIVAETVRTTLGPKGMDKMLVDSLGDIVITNDGATILDEMDIQHPAAKMMVEVAKTQDKEAGDGTTTAVVIAGELLRKAEELLDQNIHPSIVIKGYALAAEKAQQILDEIAKEVDVEDKETLKKAAVTSITGKAAEEEREYLAEIAVEAVKQVAERVGEGYKVDLDNIKFEKKEGASVHETQLIRGVVIDKEVVHPGMPKRVENAKIALINEALEVKETETDAEIRITSPEQLQAFLEQEEKMLREMVDKIKEVGANVVFVQKGIDDLAQHYLAKYGIMAVRRVKKSDMEKLAKATGAKIVTNVRDLTPEDLGEAELVEQRKVAGENMIFVEGCRNPKAVTILIRGGTEHVVDEVERALEDAVKVVKDIVEDGKIVAAGGAPEIELAIRLDEYAKEVGGKEQLAIEAFAEALKVIPRTLAENAGLDPIETLVKVIAAHKEKGPTIGVDVFEGEPADMMERGVIAPVRVTKQAIKSASEAAIMILRIDDVIAASKLEKDKGGEGGSNDFGSDLD; encoded by the coding sequence ATGGCCCAGCTCGCTGGACAGCCGGTTGTTATTCTGCCCGAGGGAACCCAGAGGTACGTCGGAAGGGACGCCCAGAGGCTGAACATCCTCGCCGCCAGGATCGTTGCCGAGACCGTCAGGACCACCCTCGGCCCGAAGGGTATGGACAAGATGCTCGTCGACAGCCTCGGCGACATCGTCATCACCAACGACGGTGCCACCATACTCGACGAGATGGACATCCAGCACCCCGCTGCCAAGATGATGGTTGAGGTCGCCAAGACTCAGGACAAGGAGGCCGGTGATGGAACCACCACTGCTGTCGTCATCGCTGGAGAGCTTCTCAGGAAGGCTGAGGAGCTCCTCGACCAGAACATCCACCCGAGCATCGTCATCAAGGGATACGCCCTTGCCGCCGAGAAGGCCCAGCAGATACTCGACGAGATAGCCAAGGAGGTTGACGTTGAGGACAAGGAGACCCTTAAGAAGGCCGCGGTCACCTCCATCACCGGTAAGGCCGCCGAGGAGGAGAGGGAGTACCTCGCCGAGATAGCGGTTGAGGCCGTCAAGCAGGTTGCCGAGAGGGTCGGTGAGGGCTACAAAGTCGACCTCGATAACATCAAGTTCGAGAAGAAGGAGGGAGCGAGCGTCCACGAGACCCAGCTCATCAGGGGCGTCGTCATCGACAAGGAAGTCGTCCACCCGGGAATGCCGAAGAGGGTTGAGAACGCCAAGATCGCCCTCATCAACGAGGCCCTCGAGGTCAAGGAGACCGAGACCGACGCCGAGATAAGGATCACCAGCCCGGAGCAGCTCCAGGCCTTCCTCGAGCAGGAGGAGAAGATGCTCCGCGAGATGGTCGACAAGATCAAGGAGGTCGGCGCCAACGTCGTCTTCGTCCAGAAGGGCATTGACGACCTTGCCCAGCACTACCTGGCCAAGTACGGCATAATGGCCGTCAGGAGGGTTAAGAAGAGCGACATGGAGAAGCTCGCGAAGGCCACCGGTGCCAAGATCGTTACCAACGTCCGTGACCTTACTCCAGAAGACCTCGGTGAGGCCGAGCTCGTCGAGCAGAGGAAGGTCGCCGGCGAGAACATGATCTTCGTCGAGGGCTGCAGGAACCCGAAGGCCGTCACCATCCTCATCCGCGGTGGAACCGAGCACGTTGTTGATGAGGTTGAGAGGGCCCTCGAGGATGCCGTCAAGGTCGTCAAGGACATCGTCGAGGACGGCAAGATCGTCGCCGCTGGCGGCGCTCCGGAGATCGAGCTTGCCATCAGGCTCGACGAGTACGCCAAGGAGGTCGGCGGCAAGGAGCAGCTCGCCATCGAGGCCTTCGCGGAGGCCCTCAAGGTCATCCCGAGGACCCTGGCAGAGAACGCCGGTCTCGACCCGATCGAGACCCTAGTTAAGGTCATCGCCGCCCACAAGGAGAAGGGACCAACCATCGGTGTCGACGTCTTCGAGGGCGAGCCGGCAGACATGATGGAGCGCGGAGTTATAGCTCCGGTCAGGGTGACCAAGCAGGCCATCAAGAGCGCCAGCGAGGCTGCAATAATGATCCTCAGGATCGACGACGTCATCGCCGCCAGCAAGCTCGAGAAGGACAAGGGCGGCGAGGGCGGAAGCAACGACTTCGGAAGCGACCTCGACTGA
- the taw3 gene encoding tRNA(Phe) 7-((3-amino-3-carboxypropyl)-4-demethylwyosine(37)-N(4))-methyltransferase Taw3 yields the protein MFLYTKNFEEQKERAMEGLRKALEEDKVDHDIIPLLEKINALPNYFTTSSCSGRISVMEMPDFGDKVNSVWLGKWHREVSVKEVLEAAGKHRSGQLWFLVRSPILHVAARGLEDAVKLLNLAIGLGFKYSNIKSVSHKKLMVEIRSTERMDVPLGENGELWVDEAYIERIVTLANAQVRRFKGKLKRLEEEIEKLED from the coding sequence GTGTTCCTCTACACCAAGAACTTCGAAGAACAGAAGGAGAGGGCGATGGAGGGCCTGAGAAAGGCTCTGGAAGAGGACAAAGTGGACCACGACATAATTCCCCTCCTGGAGAAGATAAACGCCCTTCCCAACTACTTCACGACCTCCTCGTGCTCCGGCAGGATTTCGGTCATGGAGATGCCAGATTTTGGAGACAAGGTGAACTCCGTCTGGCTGGGCAAGTGGCACAGGGAGGTTAGCGTTAAGGAAGTCCTTGAGGCCGCTGGAAAACACCGCTCCGGCCAGCTCTGGTTTCTGGTTAGAAGTCCCATCCTTCATGTTGCCGCAAGGGGGCTTGAGGACGCTGTGAAGCTCTTAAACCTCGCGATAGGCCTCGGTTTCAAGTATTCTAACATAAAGAGCGTGAGCCACAAGAAGCTGATGGTGGAGATACGATCTACCGAGAGGATGGACGTCCCGCTGGGCGAGAACGGTGAGCTGTGGGTTGATGAGGCCTACATTGAGAGGATAGTCACCCTGGCGAACGCCCAAGTAAGGAGGTTCAAGGGAAAGCTGAAGAGGCTGGAAGAGGAGATTGAAAAGTTGGAAGATTAA
- a CDS encoding PIN domain-containing protein translates to MAVIDTNVAIDRVRNKEDINEAITGVTFVEFPQIARYSRFNGDVLFPTLDDFILAHRLQEKLLKRGEPRGFADLLISAICINRGEELITRDSDFIAIAEVSNLKLILLEK, encoded by the coding sequence ATGGCTGTCATAGACACGAACGTTGCCATCGACCGGGTCAGAAATAAGGAAGACATAAACGAGGCAATAACTGGGGTTACCTTTGTTGAATTCCCCCAAATCGCCCGATATTCACGCTTTAACGGGGATGTCCTGTTTCCCACCCTTGACGACTTTATCTTAGCTCATCGCCTTCAGGAGAAGCTTCTCAAGAGAGGCGAACCTCGTGGGTTCGCTGACCTTCTAATCTCGGCAATCTGCATAAACCGGGGAGAAGAGTTGATAACACGCGATTCAGACTTCATAGCAATAGCAGAAGTTTCCAACTTGAAACTCATTCTCCTGGAAAAGTGA
- a CDS encoding IGHMBP2 family helicase, whose translation MGAEKLAEFISHLKELVELERKAEIEAMKLEMRRLSGREREKVGRALLSLNGRIVGEELGYFLVRYGRNREIKTEISVGDLVVISKRDPLRSDLVGTVVEKGKRFLTVALETVPEWALKGVRIDLYANDITFKRWMENLDNLRESGRKALELYLGLREPLESEPVDFTPFDKSLNASQRRAISLALGSKDFFLIHGPFGTGKTRTLVELIRQEVERGHKVLATAESNVAVDNIVERLVESGLKIVRVGHPSRVSKALHETTLAYLITQHDLYGELRELRVIGENLKEKRDTFTKPAPKYRRGLSDREILRLAEKGIGTRGVPVRLIREMAEWIKLNQQVQKTFDDARKLEERIAREIIREANVVLTTNASASLEVIDYAEYDVAVIDEATQATIPSVLVPINRAKRFVLAGDHRQLPPTILSGKAKELSKTLFEGLIERYPEKSEMLTVQYRMNERLMEFPSREFYDGKIEAHESVRNITLADLGVREPELGDFWNTVLKPENVLVFIDTSKREDRFERQRRGSDSRENPLEAKLVAEAVEKLMKIGVKPEWIGIITPYDDQRDLISSMVGEDIEVKTVDGYQGREKEAIILSFVRSNERGELGFLKDLRRLNVSLTRAKRKLIAVGDSSTLSNHPTYRRFIEFVKEKGTFVELPRKEEKR comes from the coding sequence ATGGGAGCAGAGAAGCTTGCGGAGTTCATCTCTCACCTCAAAGAGCTAGTCGAGCTCGAGAGGAAGGCCGAGATTGAGGCCATGAAGCTTGAGATGAGGCGCCTCAGCGGTAGGGAGAGAGAAAAAGTTGGGAGGGCCCTTCTCAGCCTCAACGGCAGGATAGTTGGCGAGGAGCTCGGCTATTTTCTGGTGAGATATGGAAGGAATAGGGAGATTAAGACCGAGATAAGCGTTGGCGACCTCGTCGTTATAAGCAAACGCGACCCGCTCAGGAGCGACCTCGTCGGAACCGTCGTGGAGAAGGGAAAGCGCTTCCTTACGGTTGCCCTTGAAACCGTTCCCGAGTGGGCGCTTAAGGGCGTTAGAATTGACCTCTACGCCAACGACATAACCTTCAAGCGCTGGATGGAGAACCTCGACAACCTGCGGGAGAGTGGGAGAAAGGCCCTTGAGCTGTATCTGGGCCTGCGTGAACCTCTGGAAAGCGAGCCGGTTGATTTCACCCCCTTTGATAAGAGCCTAAACGCAAGCCAGAGGAGGGCCATATCCCTGGCACTAGGAAGTAAGGACTTCTTTCTCATACACGGACCCTTTGGGACTGGAAAAACAAGGACGCTGGTTGAGCTGATAAGGCAGGAAGTTGAGAGGGGGCACAAAGTTCTCGCAACGGCTGAGAGCAACGTCGCCGTTGACAACATCGTCGAGAGGCTGGTGGAGTCAGGGCTTAAGATTGTAAGAGTCGGCCACCCGAGCAGGGTCTCAAAGGCCCTCCACGAGACGACTCTGGCTTACCTCATAACCCAGCACGACCTCTACGGCGAGCTGAGGGAGCTTAGGGTCATCGGTGAGAACCTCAAGGAGAAGAGGGACACCTTCACCAAGCCGGCCCCAAAGTACAGGAGGGGGTTGAGCGATAGGGAAATTCTGCGGCTCGCTGAAAAGGGAATCGGGACGAGGGGAGTTCCAGTGCGGCTTATAAGGGAAATGGCAGAGTGGATAAAGCTCAACCAGCAGGTTCAGAAGACCTTCGACGATGCCAGGAAGCTTGAGGAGAGGATAGCAAGGGAGATCATCAGGGAAGCCAATGTAGTTCTGACGACCAATGCGTCCGCCAGCCTAGAGGTTATCGACTACGCCGAATACGACGTGGCTGTGATAGACGAGGCGACGCAGGCAACCATCCCGAGCGTTCTCGTACCGATAAACAGGGCGAAAAGATTCGTGCTTGCCGGAGACCACAGACAGCTCCCGCCGACAATACTGAGCGGGAAGGCGAAGGAGCTTTCAAAGACCCTCTTTGAGGGCCTAATCGAGCGCTATCCAGAGAAGAGCGAGATGCTGACGGTTCAATACAGAATGAACGAGAGACTGATGGAGTTCCCGAGCAGGGAGTTCTACGATGGCAAAATAGAGGCCCACGAGAGCGTTAGGAACATTACGCTGGCTGATTTAGGAGTCAGAGAACCCGAGCTCGGGGATTTCTGGAATACTGTCCTCAAGCCCGAAAACGTGCTGGTCTTCATAGACACCTCAAAGAGGGAAGACCGCTTCGAGAGACAGAGAAGGGGGAGCGACAGCAGGGAGAACCCGCTTGAGGCAAAGCTCGTCGCGGAGGCCGTTGAAAAGCTCATGAAGATTGGCGTGAAGCCCGAGTGGATAGGAATCATCACGCCCTACGATGACCAGCGGGATTTGATAAGCTCGATGGTTGGAGAAGATATTGAGGTCAAAACCGTTGACGGTTATCAGGGAAGGGAGAAAGAGGCGATAATCCTCTCCTTCGTCCGCTCCAATGAAAGGGGAGAACTCGGTTTCCTGAAAGATTTGAGGAGGCTGAACGTCTCCTTAACTAGAGCGAAGAGGAAGCTCATAGCGGTTGGAGATTCATCGACCCTCTCGAACCACCCCACGTACAGGAGGTTTATAGAGTTCGTGAAAGAGAAAGGAACTTTTGTTGAACTCCCCAGAAAAGAGGAGAAACGTTAA